One segment of Thermosynechococcus sp. HN-54 DNA contains the following:
- a CDS encoding amino acid ABC transporter ATP-binding protein produces the protein MLRVENLHKCYGPLPVLRGLSTEIHAGEVVAILGPSGSGKSTFLRCLNRLEEPTQGRIFFNGVNILEPGLNIRQIRQRLGMVFQHFNLFPHMTVLQNLTYAPIKVRKLKPAVAEELAMRLLSQVGLADKAMVYPAMLSGGQKQRVAIARALAMEPEMVLFDEPTSALDPEMVKEVLEVMRSLAEQGMTMAIVTHEMGFARQVASRILFLDRGVVAEDSPPEIFFRSPQSDRARQFLEQMLT, from the coding sequence GTGCTTCGGGTTGAGAATTTGCACAAATGCTATGGGCCGCTGCCGGTATTGCGGGGCTTGAGTACGGAGATTCATGCAGGGGAAGTGGTGGCGATTTTGGGACCTTCAGGCTCCGGCAAATCAACGTTTTTGCGCTGTCTCAATCGGCTCGAGGAACCCACCCAAGGACGAATTTTTTTTAATGGGGTCAACATTCTCGAACCCGGTCTAAATATTCGCCAGATTCGTCAGCGGTTGGGGATGGTGTTTCAGCATTTTAATTTGTTTCCCCATATGACGGTGCTGCAAAACCTCACCTATGCACCCATCAAGGTGCGCAAACTCAAACCCGCTGTTGCTGAAGAACTGGCTATGAGGCTCTTGAGCCAAGTGGGACTGGCAGATAAGGCAATGGTCTATCCCGCTATGCTCTCTGGCGGACAAAAACAACGGGTGGCGATCGCCCGCGCTTTGGCGATGGAACCGGAGATGGTACTGTTTGATGAACCCACGTCTGCTTTGGATCCAGAAATGGTGAAGGAAGTGCTAGAGGTGATGCGATCGCTCGCCGAACAGGGAATGACCATGGCCATTGTGACCCATGAAATGGGCTTTGCCCGGCAAGTGGCCAGCCGAATTCTCTTTTTGGATCGCGGCGTTGTGGCTGAAGATTCGCCTCCTGAAATTTTTTTCCGTTCTCCCCAGAGCGATCGCGCCCGCCAATTTTTAGAGCAAATGCTGACCTGA
- a CDS encoding ABC transporter substrate-binding protein/permease: MILFGLLLGWGLWISSATAIPKELTMGTSADYKPFAFYETTAGSEQIVGFDIDVAKHIAAELGFALQIKDMDFNGLIPALSAKRVDFVLAGMTPTPERRQNVDFSELYYEVYDTIVTPKDRPLTTLASLEGKTVGVQLGSTQQELASRIPQAQVRVYNRIPDLIQEVKAGRVDAALIEESVALGYTQAFPDLMFTVLPQSSGGYAIAFPKGSPLVAPFNQVIAKMKADGTLTRLTQKWLTDTDAQRPSGWQQIASSIPYILGGLPVTLSFTVVSAIGGFLWAIVLVLAKISKVAPLRWLATAYTSVFRGTPLILQIALVYFATPQLTGYNIPAFQAGVIAFTLNSGAYVSETLRGGILAVDRGQWEAAQSLGVDYWLMMQDIIMPQALKNILPALANELINLLKDSALVSTIGAADLLRRANVVGAETYLYFEPLILVGAIYYGMVMLLTFATSRLEQRMNRSASG, translated from the coding sequence ATGATTCTTTTTGGCCTTTTGCTGGGGTGGGGACTGTGGATCAGCAGCGCAACGGCCATTCCCAAGGAATTGACGATGGGAACCTCAGCAGACTATAAACCCTTTGCCTTTTACGAAACAACGGCAGGTAGCGAGCAAATCGTTGGCTTTGATATTGATGTCGCCAAACACATTGCGGCTGAGTTGGGGTTTGCCCTGCAAATTAAGGATATGGACTTTAATGGCCTCATTCCTGCGTTGAGTGCCAAACGGGTGGATTTTGTCCTTGCGGGAATGACCCCTACTCCGGAGCGGCGCCAAAATGTGGACTTTTCAGAGCTGTACTACGAGGTGTACGACACGATTGTGACGCCAAAAGACCGCCCCCTCACCACCTTGGCTAGCCTTGAGGGTAAAACAGTGGGGGTACAGTTGGGCAGTACGCAACAGGAGCTAGCTAGCCGCATTCCCCAAGCGCAAGTGCGGGTTTACAATCGTATCCCGGATTTAATTCAAGAGGTGAAAGCCGGTCGTGTTGATGCTGCCCTGATTGAGGAATCGGTTGCCCTAGGCTACACTCAGGCCTTTCCAGATCTGATGTTTACCGTGTTACCGCAGAGCAGTGGGGGGTATGCCATTGCGTTTCCCAAGGGGTCACCCCTTGTGGCGCCCTTTAATCAGGTCATTGCCAAAATGAAAGCGGATGGCACACTGACAAGGTTGACCCAAAAATGGCTTACGGATACTGACGCCCAACGCCCAAGCGGTTGGCAGCAGATTGCCAGCTCAATTCCATATATTTTAGGAGGTCTCCCTGTAACGCTCTCCTTTACCGTAGTGTCTGCCATTGGTGGGTTTCTTTGGGCGATCGTGCTCGTGCTAGCGAAAATTAGCAAAGTCGCTCCTTTGCGCTGGTTGGCCACAGCCTATACCTCGGTTTTTCGCGGTACACCCTTGATCTTGCAAATTGCCCTTGTTTATTTTGCCACTCCCCAACTGACGGGCTACAATATTCCAGCCTTCCAAGCGGGAGTCATTGCTTTTACCCTCAATTCAGGCGCCTACGTCTCTGAAACGCTACGCGGTGGCATTTTGGCCGTGGATCGGGGGCAGTGGGAGGCCGCTCAGTCCCTTGGGGTGGACTATTGGCTGATGATGCAGGACATTATCATGCCCCAAGCACTTAAAAATATCTTGCCTGCCCTTGCCAATGAACTCATTAACTTACTCAAGGATTCGGCACTCGTGTCAACGATTGGAGCTGCGGATCTATTGCGCCGTGCCAATGTGGTCGGGGCAGAAACGTACCTGTACTTTGAGCCATTGATTCTGGTGGGCGCTATCTACTATGGAATGGTGATGCTGTTGACCTTCGCCACTAGCCGTCTAGAACAAAGGATGAATCGTAGTGCTTCGGGTTGA
- a CDS encoding TldD/PmbA family protein yields MTVTLTPALTLHERVAMIARRLGIEKFDLGGSHVDEISVQVQQGEPKQVKASQRSGITVRVWNATGRLGVASTTQLDDRGLETALEMAKEASAFGVTEDIPNFSPLATAPLGDSTVMMADLPLASAKTLLDQLIAAERELLGRHPAIASVPYNGLSQRRLERFYLNSEGANRQQTTTTTTLYLYSKTEEAGRKPRSAAAIRISADLEHLDITGCIDEVADKTIRHLAYEPIASGQYPVLFSPSAFLSLLNAFSNLFNAQNILDRQSLSTPESLNQAIASPLLSVYDDARHPQNVGQPLFDGEGTPTRRTPLIEQGILTGLYHSAGTARRFQTQPTGHANLGAKVTVSGHFYDVPAGGGGDRPDGLVWIDELHALHAGVKALQGSFSLPFDGWLWRNGEAISIEAATVAGDIRSLLKNILHLGTEVEVTPYGCCPPVWVSPLAITGE; encoded by the coding sequence ATGACGGTAACTTTGACCCCTGCCTTAACCCTCCATGAGCGGGTCGCCATGATCGCCCGCCGCCTTGGTATTGAAAAATTTGACCTTGGTGGCTCCCATGTGGATGAGATCAGTGTTCAAGTGCAGCAGGGGGAACCTAAACAGGTGAAGGCCTCCCAGCGTTCAGGAATTACCGTACGGGTGTGGAACGCAACGGGTCGCTTGGGCGTGGCCAGTACAACACAACTCGATGATCGCGGTCTGGAAACAGCCCTAGAAATGGCAAAAGAGGCCAGTGCCTTTGGCGTCACAGAGGACATCCCCAACTTTAGCCCCTTGGCCACAGCGCCCCTTGGTGACTCAACGGTCATGATGGCGGATTTGCCCCTTGCCTCGGCAAAAACTCTCTTGGATCAACTGATTGCTGCGGAACGGGAGCTGTTGGGACGCCACCCAGCGATCGCCAGTGTTCCCTACAATGGTCTCAGCCAGCGGCGGTTAGAACGGTTTTATCTCAACAGTGAGGGGGCCAATCGTCAGCAAACCACCACCACGACCACGCTCTACCTCTACAGCAAAACCGAGGAGGCCGGCCGCAAGCCCCGCAGTGCCGCTGCCATTCGCATCAGTGCCGACCTTGAACACTTAGATATTACGGGTTGTATTGATGAGGTGGCCGACAAAACCATTCGCCACTTGGCCTATGAACCGATTGCCTCTGGCCAGTACCCAGTGCTCTTTTCGCCTTCAGCGTTCCTCAGCTTGCTCAATGCCTTTAGTAATCTCTTCAATGCCCAAAACATTTTGGATCGCCAGAGCCTTTCAACGCCGGAGTCCCTCAATCAGGCGATCGCCAGCCCCCTTTTGAGCGTGTACGATGACGCCCGCCACCCCCAGAATGTGGGTCAGCCCCTCTTTGACGGCGAAGGTACGCCCACCCGCCGCACCCCCTTGATTGAGCAGGGGATTCTCACAGGTCTCTACCACAGTGCCGGTACTGCCCGTCGCTTTCAAACCCAGCCCACGGGTCATGCCAACTTGGGGGCAAAAGTCACCGTCAGTGGTCACTTCTACGATGTCCCAGCGGGTGGGGGGGGCGATCGCCCCGATGGCCTTGTTTGGATTGACGAACTCCATGCCCTCCACGCCGGTGTCAAAGCCTTGCAAGGGTCATTTTCCCTACCCTTTGACGGCTGGCTATGGCGCAACGGTGAAGCCATTAGCATTGAAGCCGCCACAGTGGCTGGAGACATTCGCAGCCTGCTGAAAAATATTCTCCATCTGGGCACTGAGGTTGAAGTCACCCCCTACGGCTGCTGTCCCCCAGTATGGGTGAGTCCCCTTGCCATTACCGGTGAATAG
- the deoC gene encoding deoxyribose-phosphate aldolase, translated as MTEHDLFDLAPYIDHTQLHPLATTADIERCCAEAEQWKFAAVCVMPVWVKTAVQLLHRTPVKVCTVIGFPSGAHTSPTKLYEAQEAVDSGATELDVVINLGWLKEGNTEAVYRDIAQICAETGVTVKAILETTVLTEEEKQLAVDICLDAGVAFLKTSTGWRGGATAADVRLLKHLSRDRVGIKASGGIRTREQALELINAGATRLGTSRSLDLMQV; from the coding sequence ATGACGGAACATGATTTGTTTGACCTTGCACCCTACATTGATCATACCCAGCTTCACCCCTTGGCAACCACCGCTGACATTGAACGTTGCTGTGCAGAAGCGGAACAATGGAAATTTGCCGCCGTCTGTGTCATGCCCGTATGGGTGAAAACGGCAGTCCAGTTGCTCCATCGCACACCCGTGAAAGTCTGTACTGTGATTGGCTTTCCCAGTGGTGCCCACACCAGTCCGACCAAACTTTATGAGGCTCAAGAGGCGGTTGACAGTGGTGCGACTGAGTTGGATGTGGTAATCAACTTGGGTTGGCTGAAGGAGGGAAACACGGAGGCCGTCTATCGCGATATTGCCCAAATTTGTGCTGAAACGGGTGTAACGGTTAAAGCGATTTTAGAAACGACGGTGCTGACGGAAGAGGAAAAACAACTGGCCGTAGATATTTGCCTAGATGCGGGGGTGGCTTTCTTGAAAACCAGTACGGGCTGGCGCGGGGGCGCAACGGCTGCCGATGTGCGTCTTCTCAAACATTTGAGTCGCGATCGCGTGGGCATTAAGGCTTCTGGTGGCATTCGTACCCGGGAACAAGCCCTTGAACTGATTAATGCGGGTGCCACTCGCTTGGGCACGTCCCGCAGTCTTGACTTGATGCAGGTCTAG
- a CDS encoding DUF760 domain-containing protein, translated as MNPRNLQESADSLWNYLQSLDAEVVARLSRPASPEMAIVMERHIGNLLGYLPPEGFEVSITTNREHLGRLLASAMMSGYFLRGAEQRLEFERSLQAAAQAEDGK; from the coding sequence ATGAACCCTCGCAATCTTCAGGAAAGTGCTGATTCCCTCTGGAACTATCTGCAAAGTTTGGATGCAGAAGTGGTGGCTCGCCTGTCCCGTCCCGCGTCGCCAGAAATGGCTATTGTGATGGAACGTCACATTGGTAACCTGCTGGGCTACTTGCCACCGGAGGGGTTTGAGGTTTCCATTACGACCAATCGGGAGCACCTTGGGCGTCTTTTGGCTTCAGCGATGATGAGCGGTTACTTCTTGCGAGGTGCCGAACAACGCCTTGAATTCGAGCGATCGCTCCAAGCGGCTGCCCAAGCAGAAGACGGCAAATAA